In the Hordeum vulgare subsp. vulgare chromosome 7H, MorexV3_pseudomolecules_assembly, whole genome shotgun sequence genome, one interval contains:
- the LOC123413055 gene encoding chaperone protein dnaJ A6-like, translating into MNIRRAVQCCLWQQYQRKGSKSGASATCSACRGAGMRMITRQIGPGMIQQMNTVCPECRGSGEMISDKDRCPSCRGNKVTQEKKVLEVHVEKGMQHGQKIVFQGEADEAPDTVTGDIVVVLQLKEHPKFKRKSDDLFVEHAISLTEALCGFQFVLTHLDGRQLLIKSNPGEIIKPGQHKAINDEGMPRHGRPFMKGRLFVEFSVEFPEPGVLTPSQCKSLEKILPPRPGSQSSDMDVDQCEETTMHDVNIEEEMRRRQHQRRQEAYDEEDEDEGGAPRGVQCAQQ; encoded by the exons ATGAACATACGTCGAGCTGTCCAATGTTGCCTGTGGCAGCAATACCAGAG AAAAGGATCCAAGAGTGGGGCATCGGCTACTTGCAGTGCTTGCCGTGGTGCAGGAATGAGGATGATAACAAGACAGATAGGACCTGGCATGATCCAACAGATGAATACTGTTTGCCCTGAATGCAGAGGATCAG GCGAGATGATAAGTGACAAGGATAGATGCCCAAGTTGCAGAGGCAACAAAGTAACCCAGGAGAAAAAGGTCTTGGAGGTTCATGTGGAGAAGGGAATGCAACATGGCCAAAAGATCGTATTCCAGGGTGAAGCTGATGAAGCT CCTGATACAGTAACAGGAGACATAGTTGTTGTCTTGCAACTTAAAGAGCACCCAAAATTCAAGAGGAAGTCGGATGACCTGTTCGTTGAGCATGCGATCTCTCTGACTGAGGCTCTCTGTGGCTTCCAGTTTGTTCTGACCCATCTTGATGGTCGACAGCTTCTGATCAAATCCAATCCTGGGGAGATCATAAAGCCTG GTCAGCACAAGGCCATAAATGACGAGGGCATGCCTCGGCATGGCCGGCCTTTCATGAAGGGTCGCCTGTTCGTCGAGTTCAGCGTGGAGTTCCCTGAGCCTGGAGTACTGACCCCTAGCCAATGCAAGTCACTTGAGAAGATCCTGCCGCCAAGACCAGGGAGCCAGTCGTCGGACATGGACGTGGATCAGTGTGAAGAGACGACCATGCACGACGTGAACATAGAAGAGGAGATGAGACGCAGGCAGCATCAAAGGCGGCAAGAAGCATacgatgaagaagatgaggatgaagGCGGTGCGCCAAGGGGGGTGCAGTGCGCCCAGCAGTAA